GAAGAGGAGCTGGGCGGAGCGCCCGGAACAACGGCGTCTGCACCGGAGACGCCCGAGCTGCCGGGGACGCCCGTGGCGCTGGGAGCCGCCACCGAACGGGCCCTCGGGCACCTGCGCCGGGCCCTGCTGCCGCCCCTGCTGGCCTGCGGCGCGGCGGAGCGGCAGTCCCTGCTCACCGGCCTGGCCGGCGGCCGCATCGCCGCCGGTCCCTCCGGGGCGCCGACCCGCGGGCGGCCGGACCTGCTGCCGACGGGGCGCAACTTCTACAGCGTTGACCTGCGCGGCCTGCCGACGGAGGCGGCCTGGGACCTGGGGCGGCGCAGCGCCGAGCTGCTGCTGCAGCTCCATCTCCAGGAGGAGGGCGAGGACCTGCGCACCCTGGCCCTGTCGGTGTGGGGGACCGCGACCATGCGCAACGGCGGTGAGGACATCGGCCAGGCCCTGGCCCTGATGGGGGTGCGCCCCGTCTGGGACGGACCCACCCGCCGGCTGGTGGACGTGGAGGTGATTCCCCTGCGCCTGCTCGGCCGGCCGCGGGTGGACGTGACCCTGCGCATCTCCGGCCTGTTCCGTGATGCGTTCCCCCAGCTGGTGGGCTGGTTCAACCGGGCCACCCGCCTGGTGGCCGGCCTCGACGAGGCCCCCGAAGACAACCCCCTGGCGGCCTCGGCCCGGCAGGAGGGCCATGGGGGTCGCATCTACGGATCAGCGCCCGGCGCCTACGGGGCCGGGCTGCAGGGCCTGATCGACAGCGGCCACTGGGAGGAACGCGGCGACCTGGGCGAAGCCTTCCTCAACTGGAGCGCCTGGCGCTACGACGGTGACCCCGTCGACGGGGCCAGCGGCGGCGCCATCGACGCCATGGCCGATCGCGCCGGCCTGGAACGGCGCCTGGCCCAGGTGCAGGTGGTGCTGCACAACCAGGACAACCGGGAGCATGACCTGCTCGATTCCGACGACTACTACCAGTTCCAGGGGGGCCTGAGCGCCGCCGCTGAGCGTCTCCAGGGCCGGGCCCCGGCCCTGTGGTTCGGCGACCATTCCCGCAGCCAGCGCCCCCGGCTGCACCGACTCGAGCGCGAGTTTGACAAGGTGCTGCGCTCCCGGCTGCTCAATCCCCGCTGGATCGCCGCCATGCAGGAGCACGGCTACAAGGGCGGCTTCGAGATGGCCGCCAGCCTCGATTACCTCTTCGCCTACGACGCCAGCACCGGGCGCGTCCCCGACTGGGGCTACGGCGCCATCAGTGCCGCCTGGCTGGAGGACGGGGCCGTGCGGGCGTTCCTGGGACGTGCCAACCCCTGGGCCCTGCGGGACATGGCCGAACGACTCCTGGAGGCGCACCATCGGGGCCTCTGGGACGGGGCCGATCCGGAGCGGCTGGAGAGGCTGCGGCAGCTGGTGCTGGAGAGCGAGAGCCTGGTGGAGCAGCGCTGAACCAGGCTCCAGGCGCCCCGGGGATCAGAGCTCCAGATCCCTCACCATGGAGCGGAACGGATCGGTGGTGCCCGGCTTGGCCGCCGCCTGGGAGCCGGCCGGCTGGCCCTGGGCCTCGGCCTCTTTCTGCTGCTTGGCCGCCGCCGGACCACCGGGCAGGTTGGTGGGGGTGACGGCCGCCCCCTTCATGCGCTGGCCGAGCTCGGCGGCGCTCATCTGCTGGGCGAAGGTCTTCTTGACGGGCTTGGGGATGCCGCCGGTGAGGTTGACCGATCCCTTCTCGGTGGGCTGGATGCCCGCCAGACCGGGGGTCATCTTCTCGACCCGGGCCTCCATCGAGGCCACCTCCGCCACCATCTCCTTCTCACCCGGGCTGTCGGCGTTGCCGGGGAAGGTGTGGCGGATCGTGTTCGACCGCTTCATGAACTTGACATCACCGAGGCTGCTGGAGGCCTCGGGATCGAGGAAGAAGGTCTCGGCCTTGGGTTTGGCCTTGGCGGCAGCCTCGGGCTTGCTCACCGAAGCGGCACGGGAACCGAACAGACGATCGAACAGACCCATCGACGCAAGGAGGAAGGTGTCAGCAAACCCTAGCGGCCGCGGAGCACCAGCCCATGGGTATCCGTACCACAACTCATCAGAAGGCCCCGGCGCTCCAGGTCGGCGGCGATCGCCTCGCACACCAGCGGCGTCGGCTGCCAGCGGCTCTGCATGCCGTAGTCGTACCAGACCTCGGCGCCGTCGAAGCCCAGATCCGCCGCCGCCGCGATCAGGCGCTGGTGGGGCAGCCGGTAGCGGGCGGGGTGGGCCAGCAGCACCAGACCCCCGGCCTCCCGGATCGCCGCCACCACCGCCTCGGCCCGCAGGGCCGCCCCCACGACGGCACTGCCCTGCAGGTAGGGGTGGAGGGAGGGGTGCTGCTCGGCGAAGCCCAGGCCGAGCACATGGACCAGGCAGCCCTCCAGCAGACAGCTGATCTCAACCCCGCGCCAGAGCGTGGGTATGGCCGTCCCCCGCCGGCGGTGGTCGTCCAGGGCGGCGCTGATGGCGCCATGGGCCGCCAGGCCGTGGTGGTCGGTGACGGCCAGGTGCTCCAGGCCGATGGCCACGGCCTCGGCCGCCAGATCCTCGGGGTGGAGGCTGCCGTCGCTGCAGATCGTGTGGCAGTGAAAGTTGAACCGCTCCGGGCAGCTGTCGGCCCGCACCTGGCGCAGCACCGGGGTGAGGGGATGGGCGAGAGCCTCAGGCCGCAGCACCGCCACTCTCCTGCTGGGCCAGCCGTTCGGCGCGCAGCCGCCGCCAGCGGGCATAGAACTGGATCGACGCGGCCATGAACACCACCAGGGCCACCAGGAACCAGGTGGCGGCGCCGGTGGGGAACTGGCCCTTGAAGACCACCAGCATCACCACCAGCAACAGCATCAGGGTGGGCAGTTCGTTGAGGGCCCGCAGCTGGCGGCCACTCCAGTTGCACGCGCCGCGCTGCAGCTGGCCCATCAGCCGGTAGCAGAGGTGGTGGTAGACGAGCAGGCCAGCCACGACGGCCAGCTTGGCGTGCATCCAGGCCTGCTTCAGCCAGAGGGGCTCCACCATCAGCAGACCCACGGCCATGGTCACGGCCACCACCATGCCCGGGGTGGTGATGATGTTGGCCAGGCGCCGCTCCATCAGGCCGTACTGCTCCTCGAAGGCCTGGCGCAGGGGCGGCTCCAGCTCGGCGGCCTCCCGGTGGTAGATGAACAGGCGCACCAGGTAGAACAGCCCGGCGAACCACACGACCACCCCGACGATGTGGAGGGTCTTGAACCAGAGGTAGGCCTCGGGGGGCCACGTCACGGCGAGGGTCAGGGGCAGGGACAGCGGCAGCGTCATGTCAGGGCCCGGGGGAGCGCGATGGGCGACGGACCGTCAAGTTAGACGCCGTGCTGCGGTTCATCGCCATGGGGTGGGCTGGGCTCAGCCTTCCCCCACCAGGCGGCAGCAGCGGCGGGCCACGGCGGCGCTGTAGGCCCGGTCCACGGGGCCCAGCCGCGGACTGATGGCGCCATCGCGGCAATCCACCACGATCCGCTCCCGCCGGCTCTCCTGGTCGCTGACCCGCAGCCGCAGCTGCCAGTGGTGCTTGGCGCTGCGGCTGATCTCGTCCCCGCAGACCGGGCCGACGCAGAGGCCCGGGGCGGCTGCCACGGGCGCCGGGACGAACGCCAGCAGCAGCAGGGCCAGCAGCAGGCCAGCCCAACCCCCCACACCCCAGGCCCGCACGGCTGGCCTCATCCCGCCAGCTCCAGGGGTTCCCCGTGGCGGGCGTCGGCCTCGTCGGCCCCGTCCATGGGGGGGTGGAAGTGCTCCCACACCTGGCGGGCCAGGGCCGGCCCCATGCCCGGGACGGCGGCGATCTGCTCGGGGCTGGCCAGCTGGATGGCGTCGATGGAGCGGAAGTGGGCCAGCAGGTCCTTGACCCGCTTGGGCCCCAGGCCGGCGATGTCGCTGAGCCGGGAGCGCTTCATCCGCTCGCCCCGCTGCTGGCGGTGGAAGCTGACGGCGAAGCGGTGGGCCTCGTCCCGCAGCCGCCGCAGCAGCACCACCCCCAGCTGGTCGGCCTCGGTGTCGAGGGGCTCGCCGGCACCGGGCAGGAACACCTCCTCCCGCTGCTTGGCCAGGGAGCAGACTGTCAGCTCCTCGTGCAGGTCTAGCTCCCGCAGGGCCTCCATCACCGCTGACAGCTGGCCTTTGCCGCCATCGATCATCACCACATCGGGCCAGTCGCTGAGGCCATCGGTGTGCAGGGCTGAGGCGCCGGCCCGGCGCAGGGCGGCCAGGTCGGCCCCCTCCGCCTTCGCCTGGGACCAGCGGCGGAATCGCCGCCGCATGATCTCCGCCATGGCCATGAAGTCGTCGGAGTGGCCGGCGCGGATGCTGCTGCTCTGGATCCGGTACTTGCGGTAGTGCTGCTTGGCCGGCAGGCCGTCGATGAACACCACCTGGGAGGCAACCGCGTCGCTGCCCTGGATGTGGCTGATGTCGTAGCCCTCGATCCGCCGCGGCGGCACCGGCAGCTCCAGCAGCTGGGCCAGGTCCTCGGTGGCCAGCAGCTGCTGCTCCGCCCCCCGCTGGGCCCGGGCCAGCTCGAAGCCGGCGTTGCGCTCCACCAGCTCGATCAGATCCGCCTTCTGGCGCCGCTGGGGCACGGCGAGCCGCACCTTGCGGCCCCGCCGTTCCGCCAGCCAGTCACCGATCAGCTCCTGCGCCGGCAGCGGGTGCTGCAGCAGCAGCTCCGGCGGGATCTCCACCGGCTCCACCTGGCTGTAGTGCTCCTCGACCACCCGCTGCAGCACCTCCGCCGGGGTGGCGATCGCCGCGTCGGCGGTGTAGCCCAGCCGCCCCACCAGCTTGCCGGCGCGCATCTGGAAGATCTGCACGGCCGCCACGCGATCATCTGCCGCCAGGGCGATCACATCGCGGCTGATGGAACTGTCCCCCAGGCTCATCTTCTGGTCGGCGGTGAGCAGGTCGAGGCCCTGCAGCTGGTCGCGAACCCGGGCGGCGGCCTCGAAATCCAGCCGTTCGGCATAGCGCTCCATCTGCTGCCGCAGGAGATCCAGCAGTTCATCGTTGCGGCCCTGGAACACCATCGCCACCTTGCGCAGGATGCGGTGGTAGTCCTCGGAGCCGATCTTCTCCTGGCAGACCCCGGGGCAGCGGCCGATGTCGTAGTTGAGGCAGGTGCGGTCGCGGTAGAGGGGCTGGGGACGCTGGCGAAGCGGGAACACCCGCTTCACCACGGCCAGGGTGCGGCGCAGCAGGCCCACATCCACATAGGGCCCGTAGAAACGGTCGAGGGGACTGCGCATCCGGCGGCGGCGGGTGATGAAGATGCGCGGGTAGGCCTCGCTCCAGGTGATGCAGAGGTAGGGGTACTTCTTGTCGTCCTTGAGCAGAACGTTGAAGTGGGGCTGGTGGTTCTTGATCAGGTTCGACTCGAGCGCCAGCGCCTCCGCCTCGCTGTCGGTGACGATGAACTCGATCTCGCAGACCTGGCGCACCATCAGGGCGATGCGCGGGCTGATGTCGTGGGAATCGCGGAAGTAGCTGCGCACCCGGGCCCGCAGGCTCTTCGACTTGCCGATGTAGA
This genomic stretch from Cyanobium gracile PCC 6307 harbors:
- a CDS encoding PHP domain-containing protein; translation: MLRPEALAHPLTPVLRQVRADSCPERFNFHCHTICSDGSLHPEDLAAEAVAIGLEHLAVTDHHGLAAHGAISAALDDHRRRGTAIPTLWRGVEISCLLEGCLVHVLGLGFAEQHPSLHPYLQGSAVVGAALRAEAVVAAIREAGGLVLLAHPARYRLPHQRLIAAAADLGFDGAEVWYDYGMQSRWQPTPLVCEAIAADLERRGLLMSCGTDTHGLVLRGR
- the hemJ gene encoding protoporphyrinogen oxidase HemJ, translated to MTLPLSLPLTLAVTWPPEAYLWFKTLHIVGVVVWFAGLFYLVRLFIYHREAAELEPPLRQAFEEQYGLMERRLANIITTPGMVVAVTMAVGLLMVEPLWLKQAWMHAKLAVVAGLLVYHHLCYRLMGQLQRGACNWSGRQLRALNELPTLMLLLVVMLVVFKGQFPTGAATWFLVALVVFMAASIQFYARWRRLRAERLAQQESGGAAA
- the uvrC gene encoding excinuclease ABC subunit UvrC codes for the protein MAEPVAPPGGTPGGDVVGPLLLQRERLSARLRELPAEPGCYLMRDASDRILYIGKSKSLRARVRSYFRDSHDISPRIALMVRQVCEIEFIVTDSEAEALALESNLIKNHQPHFNVLLKDDKKYPYLCITWSEAYPRIFITRRRRMRSPLDRFYGPYVDVGLLRRTLAVVKRVFPLRQRPQPLYRDRTCLNYDIGRCPGVCQEKIGSEDYHRILRKVAMVFQGRNDELLDLLRQQMERYAERLDFEAAARVRDQLQGLDLLTADQKMSLGDSSISRDVIALAADDRVAAVQIFQMRAGKLVGRLGYTADAAIATPAEVLQRVVEEHYSQVEPVEIPPELLLQHPLPAQELIGDWLAERRGRKVRLAVPQRRQKADLIELVERNAGFELARAQRGAEQQLLATEDLAQLLELPVPPRRIEGYDISHIQGSDAVASQVVFIDGLPAKQHYRKYRIQSSSIRAGHSDDFMAMAEIMRRRFRRWSQAKAEGADLAALRRAGASALHTDGLSDWPDVVMIDGGKGQLSAVMEALRELDLHEELTVCSLAKQREEVFLPGAGEPLDTEADQLGVVLLRRLRDEAHRFAVSFHRQQRGERMKRSRLSDIAGLGPKRVKDLLAHFRSIDAIQLASPEQIAAVPGMGPALARQVWEHFHPPMDGADEADARHGEPLELAG